The region GCTGTGTGTCTCCAGCTGACAAACTACAGTTCCGCTACACTTCCTTCCGAGTTATGCTTACACACAGATGTTCGGAACATGCTATATAGCTAATTAGTACAGGTGGTTGTCTCCGTTGTCTGTCTTCcttaaacaagcgctgtaacatgggaATATGGCCGTgggggaacactaaccctaaccctataaaggtgtgtggtaatttactttttttttttaaatatataatttctcactgatatgaaagatacattccttatgtttccaaaaccgtaccgcatGTGATGTACCGCAAGCCAAAGTGTGTTAACGTTCAGAacagggctcttaacaaaacttccCCTGGCCAGAAGAGACCTTCATGAATAAACGTTAATGGTAGTTAGCGCCTAAGAAGAGAGATCTCTACAGGTTTTAACATGGATACACATAACATACATATAGATACTGTTACTCTCATGTATCCATTCTCTCACATGAATGATTATCCTTTACATTTACCTTCCTCCTTGGAGTTGCTGCACTGGTCTTTTAGGTTGACCACTGTTACTAAAACCACCATGATAATGATGAGAATGAGGATTAAACTCATGACACCTGTAGGGGAGCAACATCCCAGACAGAGTTAGTTGTACTCCACCTGAGTATAGGATATTAACACTGCACTGTTACATAACAACGgtttaatcatcatcatcatcatcatcatcatgtatcgTTAAGCATACCAAAGGCAAGCATGGTGAGGCTCTTGCCCGATGACTGAGTGGGAGGGATGTCTGTTTGTGTCCCTTTGTGTCCCTCAGGGGAAGTCACAGAGGTCGAAGTGGTTTCTGTTTGAGCAGCTGTTGATCCTAAGACTGAACACATAAACAGGCATGCAAGTCAACTTACAGCAAACACTACATGAGAAATGCTCAATTTCAAAGATATTAAGACTAGGAGATTGTTATACGGCACAACAACATGTAAGGTTGACCGTAAATGCAGCTTGCGATCATAACACACAAGTAAcatggccaggtcacagttgtaaatgagaacttgttctcaactagcttacctggttaaataaaggtgaaatacattatttaaaaaaaaatgtgccctGTGAATGACACATGGCTTTCTCAGAATTCCTCACCTCTGTAAAGCACAGCTAGCAAATCAGAATTTCCTGGCTCATGATTTCCGAATACTATCCAATAACAGGATGTGCACACCATTCAGACAAAAGGCACATCAACTTGTCATCAGTAGACAGAGTactaagacagacagagaaatagtGTTTACCTGGTACAGCAGCAGTGTCTTGTGAGGGGGTACTAGGTATTTTAGCCTGAGCAGAGCTTCTGACATTAGGACACGATAGTCGAGGTGAGGATGTGGGTGCCTCATTCTCACTGCTGGTATTTTCTGAAACACGtccacaacaacatcaacaaaactcttACTGCCTTAGGTTTATTGTAGCCTTCTGTTGGACGCTAGTAACACAAGGATTTGgctacacccacaataaaatatgtgtatgtgaccaataacattgtatttgattttgatctAGTACAGAATGCTACATTTTCTCTGTATTACCAGGTGAGGTTGTTGATTGATTTGACTGCAGGGCACTGAGGGTTGTCACAAGAGGGTTGTCccctagaaaaacaacaaaatgaacgcAATACTTTCTCTCAGTTCTACTCAAACATTAACAGAGAAAACACAGCAGATAAGCCCTAtagaagaccagagttacctggCGATGAGAGTGCTGGGGATGATGTCACATCAGTCATTGGATGGGCTGTAGTTGGGGTGGTTGCGCTGCCAGCCACATGAATAGTTTTGGATGACAGTGTTGTGGGTGAGGTCACTGTGGGTTGaaacatgaacatgaacatgaTTCTTGAATGTTGACTACAATATCAGTTTCTGATGATGGTTAAACAGCTCTGGTGATCAAGCAGTTTCATGGTCAAAATAATTTATCCAACCAAATGAATTAATTCTTAGCCAGAGTCAGAGAGTTACAGCCAACTAGGCCTAAACTCACCCATGGGAACCTCTGCCTGGTTGGTCTGATTGATGGCAGATTGGGCTGAAACTGTACACTACAATATCAAAACAGATTTTGTCCTCTGGCTAATTAAACACATCTGATATCATTAAAAAGCACTATATTTAGTCATCTCCTGTTTTTCTAGCGTGATACAGTTAATATACAAGTACAATTTCTATCAAGAGAGAGGAAACTGCTCAAAGTAATACGTAAAAAAAATTGGATGTCAAACAGAGTTGAAAGACTATTGAAGCAATATCTATGTTAGACTAGTACCCGTAATCTGTCTGCGTTGCCTTTATTCATCTAAACCTACCTGCTGGAATGAGGAGAAACACACTCAGCAGAGGGACAGGATACAGAAGCAGATCCATGTCCAAATCCacagcgtttcctctgtctggagCTTTGCAAATTCccactgtgtgtatgtattattGAATGTGTAAAATGTGTGGGGTCACTCAGGGCAAGAGAACCCACTGTCATGAACGTACTAGAGAGAGTATGGAGCCTCTCTGAGTGTGTCCGTGTATGGCAGCTGTCTCAACTTGTGgcctgagtgtgtgtctgtgtgtatttgcctgtgttaatgagagagtATGGTTAAGGTCCTGGAAGCGAGATGTTGCCGTCGTGTTGCATATAGTGGGGGTTAGTAGCTACTTGCCCTCTACCGTGGGTTCAGTGTGAGGTGGGAGTGGTTGTCTGACGCTGTTCCCAGAGTTTCCTGTGAAAGAATGGCAGGAAGCAGATGGAATGCCCTCATGGAAACTGTAGAGAAAAGCACATTCGCCCGCTGTTTGGGATTCAGGTTGACTGTGAAAAAGCAGTTCCCTTGAAAACTGTGAAGCTGcccattttacacacacacacacacacacacacacacacacacacacacacacacacacacacacacacacacacaNNNacacacacacacacacacacacacacacacacacacacacacacacacacacacacacacacacacacacacacacacacacacacacacttcatcccATGGAGCATATTGTTAAGGCGCGGCCTAACTTGTGAAAAGGCATCCTATTCCCATCATGTTGCACAATGTGAGAATATATTTCCTATCTATCGATGAGAAACTGGAAGCCACACTATTGGTTCATGCATATTTTATTCAAGAGTAAAAAACGTGATTTGTCCCATAGGGCATGCTTACAATGTGTGTATCGTTTATGAAGTcaaatggcaacaaaaaaattacaagaAAAAATTGTCACAAAATCCATGAAATTCCTTCTTCAAAATAAACCATGTTT is a window of Salvelinus sp. IW2-2015 linkage group LG5, ASM291031v2, whole genome shotgun sequence DNA encoding:
- the ecscr gene encoding endothelial cell-specific chemotaxis regulator isoform X2 → MDLLLYPVPLLSVFLLIPAVTSPTTLSSKTIHVAGSATTPTTAHPMTDVTSSPALSSPGDNPLVTTLSALQSNQSTTSPENTSSENEAPTSSPRLSCPNVRSSAQAKIPSTPSQDTAAVPVLGSTAAQTETTSTSVTSPEGHKGTQTDIPPTQSSGKSLTMLAFGVMSLILILIIIMVVLVTVVNLKDQCSNSKEEGKKSSDSVVSESNVTFSGEKESITLISMKTINTETDTDSPQVSSIHSTTLDYEEQELNRDLNRDLLNNKLV
- the ecscr gene encoding endothelial cell-specific chemotaxis regulator isoform X1, with product MDLLLYPVPLLSVFLLIPAVSAQSAINQTNQAEVPMVTSPTTLSSKTIHVAGSATTPTTAHPMTDVTSSPALSSPGDNPLVTTLSALQSNQSTTSPENTSSENEAPTSSPRLSCPNVRSSAQAKIPSTPSQDTAAVPVLGSTAAQTETTSTSVTSPEGHKGTQTDIPPTQSSGKSLTMLAFGVMSLILILIIIMVVLVTVVNLKDQCSNSKEEGKKSSDSVVSESNVTFSGEKESITLISMKTINTETDTDSPQVSSIHSTTLDYEEQELNRDLNRDLLNNKLV
- the ecscr gene encoding endothelial cell-specific chemotaxis regulator isoform X3, producing MVTSPTTLSSKTIHVAGSATTPTTAHPMTDVTSSPALSSPGDNPLVTTLSALQSNQSTTSPENTSSENEAPTSSPRLSCPNVRSSAQAKIPSTPSQDTAAVPVLGSTAAQTETTSTSVTSPEGHKGTQTDIPPTQSSGKSLTMLAFGVMSLILILIIIMVVLVTVVNLKDQCSNSKEEGKKSSDSVVSESNVTFSGEKESITLISMKTINTETDTDSPQVSSIHSTTLDYEEQELNRDLNRDLLNNKLV